One window of Phycodurus eques isolate BA_2022a chromosome 8, UOR_Pequ_1.1, whole genome shotgun sequence genomic DNA carries:
- the LOC133405874 gene encoding interferon regulatory factor 4-like, translating to MNPEVDYGAPGSSGNGKLRQWLIEQVDCGKYPGLVWENDEKSIFRIPWKHAGKQDYNRDEDAALFKAWALFKGKYREGVDKPDPPTWKTRLRCALNKSNDFEELVERSQLDISDPYKVYHIIPEGAKKRPREDDGPLSPMSYSLNAAYPTLQTQTPQYIPSPECGWRDFGQERASLPDLPFSQCPCPPRSLPWQGQSVDNGYQLRASIYSYGPADTQPSPFSLDTSIRSAEALRDVRLHITVYLRDTLVREVTTFSPEGCHITPASSEDKHYLSRGGCDVVLLPSDTLSALSRAEERPASPFASFERGVLCWMAPDGLYAQRLCEGRVYWQAGLSPCGDKPKKLEREVTCKLLHTQDYLTEIQSYGLHGRPLTTRFQVLLSFGDACLDPQRTAFNVQVEPLFARQLFYYAQQTGGHFYRSYEHAGLTEHISLSEDYHRALTQHHSLQE from the exons ATGAACCCCGAGGTAGACTACGGTGCTCCCGGAAGTAGTGGCAACGGAAAGTTGCGACAGTGGCTGATTGAGCAGGTGGATTGTGGGAAATATCCCGGTTTGGTCTGGGAGAACGACGAGAAAAGCATCTTCAGGATACCGTGGAAACACGCCGGCAAACAGGACTACAACCGGGATGAGGATGCCGCGCTTTTCAAG GCGTGGGCGCTATTTAAAGGCAAGTACCGGGAGGGGGTCGACAAGCCTGACCCGCCGACCTGGAAGACGCGTCTTCGCTGTGCCCTCAACAAGAGCAACGACTTTGAGGAACTGGTGGAGCGCAGCCAGCTGGACATCTCAGACCCCTACAAAGTCTACCACATCATCCCCGAGGGGGCCAAAAAAA GGCCCAGAGAAGACGACGGCCCTCTGAGTCCCATGAGCTATTCTTTGAATGCAGCTTATCCGACCCTCCAAACTCAG ACGCCGCAGTACATTCCCTCTCCGGAATGTGGCTGGAGAGACTTCGGTCAGGAGCGTGCCTCTTTGCCAGATCTGCCCTTCAGTCAGTGCCCGTGTCCCCCCCGCAGCCTGCCATGGCAGGGCCAATCCGTGGATAACG gataCCAGCTAAGAGCCTCAATTTACTCTTATGGTCCTGCTGACACGCAGCCCTCACCTTTTAGTCTAGACACCAGCATCCGATCAGCAGAGGCACTCCGAG ACGTACGCCTACATATCACGGTGTATTTGCGGGACACTCTGGTGAGGGAGGTGACGACCTTCAGCCCAGAAGGGTGCCACATCACTCCCGCTTCCTCAGAGGATAAGCACTACTTGTCCAGAGGTGGCTGCGATGTGGTACTGCTTCCTTCGGACACCCTCTCAGCTCTTAGCAGAGCAGAGGAGCGTCCCGCAAGCCCCTTCGCTTCCTTCGAAAGAGGGGTGCTGTGTTGGATGGCGCCAGATGGACTCTATGCTCAGCGACTGTGTGAGGGCAGAGTTTACTGGCAGGCTGGACTGAGCCCCTGTGGTGACAAGCCTAAAAAGCTCGAGAGAGAGGTCACCTGTAAACTACTACACACGCAGGATTACCTCACAG AGATCCAGAGTTATGGGCTCCATGGTCGACCACTGACCACTCGCTTCCAGGTTCTTCTGAGTTTTGGAGATGCGTGTCTTGATCCCCAAAGAACAGCCTTCAATGTCCAG GTGGAGCCCCTGTTTGCCAGGCAGCTCTTCTACTACGCCCAGCAGACGGGCGGACACTTCTACCGTAGCTACGAGCATGCAGGACTCACAGAACATATTAGCCTCTCGGAGGACTATCACAGGGCCCTCACACAGCATCACAGCCTGCAGGAGTGA